One Trachemys scripta elegans isolate TJP31775 chromosome 4, CAS_Tse_1.0, whole genome shotgun sequence genomic region harbors:
- the ZFP36L1 gene encoding mRNA decay activator protein ZFP36L1 gives MSTALVSPTIFDLSEVLCKSNKMLNYSPSGVGGCLLDRKAVGTPAGGGFPRRHSVTLPNSKFHQNQLLSSLKGEPTPVLGPRESRFRDRSFSEGGERLLQQKQPGGQINSSRYKTELCRPFEENGACKYGDKCQFAHGIHELRSLTRHPKYKTELCRTFHTIGFCPYGPRCHFIHNAEERRAVAGGRDPTIADRPRLQHSFSFAGFPSVTANGLLDSPTSVTPPPMLSADDLLGSPTLPDCASNPFTFSSQELATLFAPSIGVQVTSGGSPTAFLFRPMSESPNMFDSPPSPQDSLSDQEGYLSSSSSSHSGSDSPILDNSRRLPIFSRLSISDD, from the exons ATGTCCACGGCTCTGGTGTCCCCGACCATCTTCGACCTGAGCGAAGTTCTGTGCAAG AGTAACAAGATGTTGAACTACAGCCCTTCAGGTGTTGGAGGGTGTCTGTTGGATAGGAAGGCAGTGGGCACCCCAGCTGGCGGGGGTTTCCCCAGGAGGCACTCTGTCACCTTGCCCAACTCCAAGTTTCACCAGAACCAGCTCCTAAGCAGCCTCAAGGGGGAGCCGACCCCTGTGCTGGGTCCCAGGGAAAGCCGTTTTCGGGACCGCTCCTTCTCCGAAGGTGGTGAGCGCCTGCTGCAGCAGAAGCAGCCCGGGGGACAAATCAACTCGAGCCGCTACAAGACAGAGCTGTGCCGCCCCTTCGAGGAGAACGGTGCCTGCAAATACGGTGACAAGTGCCAGTTTGCCCACGGCATCCATGAGCTGCGGAGCCTAACCCGCCACCCCAAGTACAAGACGGAGCTGTGTCGCACTTTCCACACCATCGGTTTCTGCCCTTATGGGCCTCGTTGTCACTTCATCCACAATGCTGAGGAGCGCCGTGCTgtggctgggggccgggaccccacCATCGCCGACAGACCCCGCCTCCAACACAGCTTCAGCTTTGCTGGCTTCCCCAGTGTCACTGCCAATGGGCTGCTGGACAGCCCCACCTCAGTCACCCCACCACCCATGCTGAGCGCTGATGACCTTCTGGGCTCGCCCACATTGCCAGATTGTGCCAGCAATCCCTTCACCTTCTCCAGCCAGGAGCTGGCCACTCTCTTTGCCCCCAGCATAGGGGTGCAGGTGACCAGTGGGGGTTCACCCACTGCTTTCCTCTTCAGGCCCATGTCTGAGTCCCCCAACATGTTTGACTCACCCCCCAGTCCTCAGGACTCCCTCTCTGATCAGGAAGGCTATCtgagcagctccagcagcagccacagtGGCTCAGATTCACCCATCCTGGATAACTCGAGACGTCTTCCCATCTTCAGCAGACTCTCCATCTCTGATGACTAA